The segment GAGAGCTGACTTCCTTTTCTGACAGTCCCAACACCCGCCGGGCGAGAACGTTGCTTCCACGGAAATCGTACAGCAGCCATCCCGAAACGTTCTGATCGGCAAGGGCCTGTTGAATCTGTTGGAGGTCAAACATGGTTAGTTCCTGTTTGGGGTCTTACTTATTCGTGAAATGTTTGCGTCATCATAAAAAGAAGCGACCCCGGAAGGTCGCTTCTGAATTTCAATAACGATTTTCTCCGTTACCCTGCGGGTGGTGGGGGAGGAGGCGTCGCTCCGCTGGCGAAGTAAGCGGCCAGAGCGGGGACCTCTCCAGCAGGTTTCCAGGCGTCCATTCCGGCGGACCAGACGTTGGTTGATTTATTGATGTTACCCGCCTGAATGGCACCAGCCAGATTTTCGAGACCGACAGGACCTTGCTGTTTACCATCCATATAAATATGCCATTGAGCGATGGGGGGAGGAGGAGGCGCCATGCCGAATCCACCATTTCCCCCGAGGGCCGGTTGCTGTGCCATACGGTTGGCCATGGCGAAGCCCATACCGAGACCCATGCCTTCAGCCGCTCCACCACCAGATGGGTTGTCGGCTGCGGCCATCATTGCTTTGCCCATCTGGAATTGCTGGTATTGATTCATATCGCCGATGACGCCCATGCTGGAACGGGTATCGAGAGCCTTTTCGACTTCTTCCGGCAGAGAGATATTCACGATGATTAACTGCGGAAGCGCCAGTCCGTATTCATCGTCAATTTGCTCGGCCACATGCTGCCGTAACGTATCGGATAGAGCCCGGTAGTTCGAAGCCAGGTCCAGAGCGGCAATTTGCTGTTTACCGAGCATGTCGGCCATGGACGAGACGATCATCGAACGGATCAGCTCCGTGATTTCGTCGGTCTGGAGTTCCTGATCAGTTCCAACCAGTTCCTGTAGCAACGCTTTGGGATCGGTCGCTTTGAGGGAGTACGTTCCGAAGGCACGCAGTCGGATTGGACCGAAATCGGGGTCCCGCAGCATAATCGGGTTGGGGGTGCCCCATTTCAGGTCAGTCACCTGGCGAGTGCTGACAAAGTAGACCTCGGAGCGGAAAGGGCTGTTAAAGCCGTATTTCCAACCTTGCAAGGTGCTCAAAATCGGCAGGTTATCGGCGGTCAGCGTGTAACTGCCCGGTTCGAAGATGTCCGCGATCTGTCCGCGATGCACGAATACGGCCTTCTGGCCGGGGCGGACGATCAGCTGGGCGCCGTTCTTGATTTCGTTGTGATAACGGGGAAACCGCCAGACAAGCGTGTGCCGAGAGTCATCGAGCCACTCGATGATATCAATCAATTCATTGGTGAGCTTTTCAAACAATCCCATCGGGCAGGCTCCTTTCGCAACATATTAGGTGTGCAACTGGCTGAAACGGGAAGCCATCTCAATTTCGAATCAGATTATTCTGGCTGCAGTGAAAATGGCGGACTCAGAAGTAATCGTCATAAAAGAGTGAGGCTGCTTCGAGGTGAGAAAAAAATCTCGAATTCCGGATCTGGACTCAATCTTCTCTACATGAGTAACGAATGATGATCAGAAACAGATCACCGAAAAATGGCAACTTATCGAGGATAACTTCTTTCAAGACAGACAGATAGTGAAAAAAGGCCTTCCAGAGGTGGATGTATGTCAATCGGACGTCGTCAAGTAGACGGGATGGAGGGGGCGTACGGACAGGATCCGTCGAAAACGCCATTTACAGGAGAATCAACGCTCGAAATTCGTGCCATTCTCTTCTAAAATGAATGAACCTCGAAGCCGGAACCCCCTCTCTAAATAATATTCCGCACAACTGCACTTGGGGTCTGTACCTTTCCCGGTCGATGGAGAGTAACGGACGGTGCAATTGATCGCGTCTGAGAAACTCCTATTCCGGCTTTCTGCTGATTCGATTTTTTCATCAATCTCGTTCCGTCGTCGTCGACGATGGTTCAGGCTGTGACCACCTTGACGCGATGATTATCTGCGGGTGGACCCAAACTGACTTCGGGCAGCTTGATCAATACATTTAGATTCTATATTCGTGAGGATAGTTACGTGGCATCAGTTAAACCGGAAACCGAATTAAAAACTACCAACGGTGCCGAAATCCTGGTCGAGGCTTTGAAACATCAGGGGGTGAAGCTGGTCTTTGCTTATCCCGGAGGTGCCAGCATGCCTTTACACCAGGCATTACGCAAAGCCCGCGAGGAAATTCGGACCATTCTTCCCCGACATGAACAGGGAGGAGGATTCGCCGCTCAGGGAGTTTCCCGAACCAGCGACGAAGTTGGTGTCTGCATGGCGACGAGTGGCCCCGGAGCGACCAACCTGGTCACCACGTTGGCCGATGCCAAGCTCGACAGTATTCCGATGGTGGCCATTACTGGACAGGTGCCGCAATCGGTTATCGGTACAGATGCGTTCCAGGAAACTCCCATTGTGGAAGTCAGCCGGGCGATCACCAAACACCATTTCATGATCACCAAAATCGAAGACGTCGCCCGCATCGTGAAGGAAGCGTTCTACATCGCGAAAACGGGCCGACCCGGCCCCGTCTTGATCGACGTTCCTAAAGACATTCAGCTCGGCACGATCACGGGGGAAATCGATTACGATCCTCCCATGTACCTTCCCGGTTACCGTCCCGAACTGCGTAAAACAGCTCCCGAGCAACTGAAACAAATTCTTGCGGCCGTGAAACGATCCCGCAAACCGATTCTGTATGTTGGTGGTGGCTGTGTGGCGTCTGGTGCGGCGGAAGAACTGAAAAAATTCGCCCTTAAAACCAAAATCCCTGTGACCACAACCGTCATGGGACTGGGCGTTTTTCCTGGTGACCATCCACAGAGCCTCGACATGCTTGGTATGCACGGAGCGGCCTACGCCAACTATGCGATCAACGATGCGGACTTGCTGCTCGCTTTGGGTGTTCGTTTCGACGACCGCGTGACGGGCAAACTGGAAGAGTTCGCCAAACATGGAAAAATCATCCACGTCGACATCGACCCTTCCGAGCTTAACAAAAACAAAGAAGCTCACATTCCCATCATCGCCGATGTGAAAGAAGTCCTGCAGGGACTGAACGCGATGATCACTGACGACGATCTGCCCGAAATTTCCGAGTGGACGGAGCAGACCAACAAGTGGAAAGAACAGTATCCTTATAAGTACGAGGATATGGGCGATGTGATTCAACAGCAGTACGCGATTGAAGAACTTTGCCGCCAGACGATCGAACGAAATCCCTACGTGGCCGTGGGAGTGGGACAGCACCAGATGTGGGCCGCCCAGTACTACAAGTTCCGCACACCGAATCACTGGCTAAGTAGTTCTGGCTTGGGCACGATGGGCTTCGGTCTTCCGGCTGCTATGGGTGTGCAGGCTGCGCATCCGGGCGAACTGGTCATCGACATCGATGGGGACGGTTCCTTCCTGATGAACGTTCAGGAATTGGCGACGCTGCATTGTGAACAGTTGCCGGTTAAGATTCTTCTTCTGAACAACCAGCACCTCGGTATGGTGGTTCAATGGGAAGATCGTTTCATGGAAGGACGTCGTGCTCACACTTACCTGGGTCCAGTCGACAAACCGGAATGGCTGGGTGATGGTGATGGTAGCCACTACGCCGAGACCTACCCGAACTTCGTGCAGATTGCCGAAGGGTTTGGACTGAAATCCAAACAGGTTCGCAGCAAGAAAGAATTCCCTGCCGCCCTGAAGGAAATGATCGAGAGCGACGAACCTTATCTGCTGGACGTGATCTGCTCCTACCAGGAACAGGTTCTCCCGATGATCCCCAGCGGCGGCACCGTCAAAGACATGATCCTCGACTAAGGGGAGAGGTGTGCTCTGCCAATTTGCTGAATTAAATCAAAAACCCGTCGTGAGGCAACTCACGACGGATTTTTTTGTTGCGCGGTAAACGGACCAAGATTCGACATTCTTAAGCGTCCAAAAGATGTGCATTGAGTTCCGTTGCCTTGACGCACTGCACACTATCCTCTGAGTGTTTAGAGTTAACATGAATTCTCTATTGCAGATTCAATGAACATCATGACGAGGTATTTGTCATGCGTTCCCGACTCTTTATTTTTTCCATCCACGGGGAGGCCACCACGCCGATCCTCCGTCACGATGGTGAATAAATCCGATGGGAGCGAGGATATCAATTAAAGATCTCGGCGCGTAGAGAGAACTTCAACGGGCTGTTAGGCGTGTTATTCATGTCTCATTACAACGACTGTTTTCTTTAGAACCCCACTCACATCCACCTGCCACGCTCCTCGACTGCGGAACACATCGTATGATCAATGTGCTAGCCCGTAGACCTGTCTCTCCGCTTTTTCATGACATATATACATATTCCGACGAGTACAAACAGGTTAAGCAATGCAACTGGGTGTGTTAAAAAGGTGCCCACGAAGCCATTTGCACCTTTTTGCCCACTAGCCTGGCGCGTGGCCATAACCGTACCCGGGTCCACTCCTTCCAGGTAGCTATGCGCCACCGTTGGCTCGTCATTCTGTATGGGTGGCGTTTCTATCTCATAAACTGGCATACCGTCAGGAATGTCGATCTTACTAAAGTAGCTATCGTCGAAATCAGGACTATAGTCCATGTTTTTAATGACTATTTCATCTGTCGCGGTCGATTTTTCCTGAACAACGTTTAAATGATTAATATTGTCAACGTAACTATGCAACAATATGCGCTCTGGATAAAAAATATTTGATTCTATCTCACCCCATTCGACCACTTCGCCAACCATCGTCGGCTTATCAGAATTCTCATACTTTCTCTCATACACCTCATATCTCTCTGGTATATAGTTTTTAGTTTTATTTATAATAATTACCTCCGTGAGGATAGGCTCTACCTCTTTCGATGGCGATGCATCGTAGTATGAAAATTCTAAAGCAATCGTGTCGCTGCGATCACTATTTTTGTTATCACGAACACGGACCTGGTATGGGAACTGTAGTTTGGATTGATTTCCCTGCTCCGAGAGGGCGAGATCATATCCTCTCACGGCGGTTGATAGCTTCACACCATTCAATTGAGAGTACTTAAACATAAGCATGTAAGGAAATGAGCGAACGAAAGGTAATTGTTTGTAGTGACAAATGTTTGCGTACGTATCTTGCGCAATTGATGTTGTCAAATCGCCATCATATTGAGTCTTGAACTCCAAGCGAATTCTCCCGGCCTTGATTTTATCGAGAAGCGATTTGTCAGATTCTTTATCCAACTGTGAAGCCGTTGCGTCCGTTTCCCAATCGGACGTACTGTATACAAAGAATCTGCCTGCTTGGAAGACGCAATGAAGACGTTCAGTCGAACGGGAGGATGGAAGCATAACACCACCAGATTCGCCAAGCCGCTTGACAGCTGGCATCTTAATATTGCTTGTACGTTCATATATTACATCATATGCAATATCTGAGGAATAAAACTCTTCGTTGGCGGAAATCGCCTCGGCAAGCTCCACTTCCCAACTGCTTGCTATTACAGGCGAAACTCCTACTATAATGATAACGATCGACGTCCCTAACTTTCCCCACATGGTATACCACCTTTAGAAAACGGACTTAGCAAATTCTCAACAAGACATCCGCCGAGAGGCTATGAACACCTGGTCGCGCTGGACATTACCGTTATGCGCGTAGTGTTTTATGGATAACGAGCCTCCACATTTGTGCTAAATGCCATAGGCGAGATGTATAGGTGCAAGAAGCAGTCATAGCTGAAAATCATTATTGTAAAAAACACTCCACAGGAGGGGCCAGGTCAAACGCATGAAGTTATGCTGTGATTCCCGTTAGATAGGGTAACAGATTTTCGAAACGCCAGCTGGCTTTGAGGCGTTTCGCCCGGAGGCTTCTTTTTTCACTCTGGTCGCGTTTGACCAGCGACAACGCCAGACGCCGGAAGATCGCCGCGTTTGCCGCATCCTCTCCCTTTCGAATCCGGCTCGCATCTTC is part of the Polystyrenella longa genome and harbors:
- a CDS encoding SPFH domain-containing protein, translating into MGLFEKLTNELIDIIEWLDDSRHTLVWRFPRYHNEIKNGAQLIVRPGQKAVFVHRGQIADIFEPGSYTLTADNLPILSTLQGWKYGFNSPFRSEVYFVSTRQVTDLKWGTPNPIMLRDPDFGPIRLRAFGTYSLKATDPKALLQELVGTDQELQTDEITELIRSMIVSSMADMLGKQQIAALDLASNYRALSDTLRQHVAEQIDDEYGLALPQLIIVNISLPEEVEKALDTRSSMGVIGDMNQYQQFQMGKAMMAAADNPSGGGAAEGMGLGMGFAMANRMAQQPALGGNGGFGMAPPPPPIAQWHIYMDGKQQGPVGLENLAGAIQAGNINKSTNVWSAGMDAWKPAGEVPALAAYFASGATPPPPPPAG
- the ilvB gene encoding biosynthetic-type acetolactate synthase large subunit, with the translated sequence MASVKPETELKTTNGAEILVEALKHQGVKLVFAYPGGASMPLHQALRKAREEIRTILPRHEQGGGFAAQGVSRTSDEVGVCMATSGPGATNLVTTLADAKLDSIPMVAITGQVPQSVIGTDAFQETPIVEVSRAITKHHFMITKIEDVARIVKEAFYIAKTGRPGPVLIDVPKDIQLGTITGEIDYDPPMYLPGYRPELRKTAPEQLKQILAAVKRSRKPILYVGGGCVASGAAEELKKFALKTKIPVTTTVMGLGVFPGDHPQSLDMLGMHGAAYANYAINDADLLLALGVRFDDRVTGKLEEFAKHGKIIHVDIDPSELNKNKEAHIPIIADVKEVLQGLNAMITDDDLPEISEWTEQTNKWKEQYPYKYEDMGDVIQQQYAIEELCRQTIERNPYVAVGVGQHQMWAAQYYKFRTPNHWLSSSGLGTMGFGLPAAMGVQAAHPGELVIDIDGDGSFLMNVQELATLHCEQLPVKILLLNNQHLGMVVQWEDRFMEGRRAHTYLGPVDKPEWLGDGDGSHYAETYPNFVQIAEGFGLKSKQVRSKKEFPAALKEMIESDEPYLLDVICSYQEQVLPMIPSGGTVKDMILD